A single genomic interval of Trichosurus vulpecula isolate mTriVul1 chromosome 6, mTriVul1.pri, whole genome shotgun sequence harbors:
- the LOC118853353 gene encoding signal peptidase complex catalytic subunit SEC11C-like, with translation MIVSSALMIWKGLIVVTGSKSPTVAVLSGSMEPAFHRGDLLFLTNFREDPIRAGEIVVFKVEGRDSPIVHRVIKVHEKDNGNVKFLTKGDNNEVDDRGLYKEGQNWLQKKDVVGRARGFLPYVGMVTIIMNDYPKFQYALLAVMGA, from the coding sequence ATGATTGTATCTTCTGCTCTTATGATATGGAAAGGCTTGATAGTTGTCACTGGGAGCAAAAGCCCTACTGTGGCGGTTCTGAGTGGCAGTATGGAACCAGCATTTCATAGAGGAGACCTTCTGTTTTTAACAAATTTCCGGGAAGATCCCATTAGAGCTGGTGAAATAGTTGTTTTTAAagttgaaggaagagatagtCCTATAGTTCATAGAGTCATCAAGGTTCACGAAAAAGACAATGGAAATGTCAAATTTCTGACTAAAGGAGATAATAATGAAGTTGATGATAGAGGTTTgtacaaagaaggtcaaaactGGCTACAAAAAAAGGATGTTGTAGGAAGAGCAAGAGGGTTTTTGCCGTATGTTGGGATGGTTACCATAATCATGAATGATTATCCAAAATTCCAGTATGCTCTTTTGGCTGTAATGGGTGCATAA